CAGCCCTCGGGCCACATCTTCAACGGCGGCCCCTATGACGAAGTCTGGATGCTGCCGAAGGACGACAAGACGGCCAAGCCGCTGCTGCGCACGCTGATGCGCGTGCCGGTCCATTCGATGCCGCACATCTGGTCGCCGCACTTCATCGACCGGCGCATTGCGGCGCTCGCCGGCGAAGGCATCCGCTTCGGCTACCAGCCGGGCCGCGGCGCCTGGCGGCTGGCGATCCTCGAGCCGAACATCTCGGTGGTCAAGAGCTGCTATTACCCGATGCTGGTGGCCGATGAATGCTACCGCGCGGAGCCGGCAGCGGTGCAGCACCTCTACGTCGTCAACACGATGCACATGAAGGAACATCGCACCTTCCTGCACTTCGCGAACAGCCTCGACCTGGTGCGCCACCACAAGGCCACCTTCGAACCGCGCCTGGAACTGCCGTCATTTCTCTCGCAACACGTGGACGCGGTGATTTCGCACCAGTGGGAGAATCCGCAAAACTATCTCTACTACGACGTGCTCTACGGCGGCTATCCGTTGATCCACAATTCGCCCATGCTCGGCGACGCCGGCTACTACTATCCGGAATTCGATTCGGCCACGGGCGGCCGTGTGTTGCTCGAAGCGTGGCGCGAACACGATGCGAACCTGGCCGGCTACCGCGAGAAGGCCGACGCGATGCTGCGGCGCGTCTCGATCGATAATCCGGCGAATCTCGACGCCTACGTCGAACGCCTGTTGGCCTGAGCGATTTCAGCGGGAGAACCTGCATGTCCGATATTCCCGTCCGTGACGTCCAGAACGGCAGCAAGCGTCTCGTGGTGGGCGTCTCGCTGTACGTGCGCGGCGCCGGCCAGTCGCTGTGGGAAAACGGCATCTTCCAGAACTGTCTGCTGCTGGTGCTGCTGCTGCGGCAGTCGCCGCTGGTGGCCGAGGCGGTGATGGTGAACGGCGGCGGCACCGAGCCGGCCGATCCGCAGATGATGCTGGATGAATGGAGCGTGCCGCTGATCTCGATGGACGAGGCGATGGCGCGCTGCGACGTGCTGATCGAGATGAGCGCGCTGTTCAACGCCGACTGGCTCTCGGTATTCCGCAAGCGCGGCGGCAAGGTGATCACGATGCGGGTGGGCAACGACTACGTGATCGATATCGAGCGTGCCATGTTCGACAAGCCGTCGGGCTTTCTGTTCTCGGGCGCGCAGTACGACGGCGTCTGGACGATTCCGGAATTCGAGCACTCGTGCCGCCACTATCTGCAAACGGGGCTGCGCCAGAAGGTGACGATCGTCCCGCACATCTGGCATCCGATGCTGTTCGACAAGGCGCGCGGCGCGCTCGAGACGGGCCGCGCGTTCGGCTATCGCCCGGGCCGCTCGCGCTGGCGCATCGCGATGTTCGAGCCGAACATCTGCATGGTGAAGACGAGCATCATCCCGATGCTGGTGGCCGAGGAAGCGTATCGCGCGCAGCCGTCGTTCGTGGAGTTCGTGCGGGTATGCAACACGCTGCACCTGAAGGACCACACCACCTTCGTGCATTTCGCGCGCAGCCTCGACCTCGTCAATCACGGCCTGGCCAGCTTCGAGGGCCGCTTCGCGATCTACGAATTCATGTCGCAATACGGCGACGCCGTGGTCTCCCACACGTGGGAGAACGCCCAGAACTACCTCTATTACGAGCTGCTGTATGGCGGCTATCCGCTCGTCCACAACTCGCCCTACCTGGGCGAATGCGGCTACTACTATCCGGACTTCGATTGCCAGGAAGGCGGCCGGCAGTTGCTGCGCGCGTACCGCGAGCACGACGCGAATCTCGATGCCTACCGCGAGCGCACCGCCCGTTTGCTGCACTCGGTCGACATCCACAACCCCGACAACGTGGCGGCCTACACCGAAGCGCTCGCCGCCGTCTATCGCTGACGCGCGGCCTTGCCACCCCTTTCACGCCTTTCGAACCAGCCAGGAGGCCTCTTGAAAGCGACTCTAGTACGATGCGCGGCCGCATGCTTGGCCGCCGGCGCGGCAAGCCTCGCGCACGCCCAGACGCCGGCGCCCGAACCCGCTGCCCCCGCTGCCCCCGCCGCACCGGCGCTCTCGCTGGCGCCCGTCAACGCCGGCGCCTCGGCCGACGAACTGCTGCGCGATGCCGACTATGCGCTGCGCCTGCTCGACACGGGCCGCTATCAGGACCTGTGGAACGACGCGGCGCCCTTCGTCAAGCAGCGCTACAATCCGCAGCGCTTCGCGAACGACACGCGGCTGTCGCGCGAGGCCGTGGGCGCGATCAAGAGCCGTGGCTGGGCCGCCGTCACGCGGATCATCTACAGCGGCGCGAAGGATGTGCCGGACGGCCTCTACGCGAACGTCGACTACGCAACCACGCAGGCCTCGGGCAAGGTCGTCTATGAAAAAATCAGCTTCCGGCTCGAAAACGACGGCCGCTGGCATCTGACGGGCTACCTGCCGCGCGTCGCGCAGGGCCCGATTCCGGGCAGTTGACGGCGCGCGCGGCGGCCGGTGCGGCACCGCACCGGCGCCGCCGCCGGCTCAGGCCTGGGCAGCGCTCAGGTTGCGCTCGCAGTCTTCCCAGTAGCGCAGCGGGTCCTGATGCTGCGGGAAGTGTAGGTTGAGCCAGCCGGAAAGCCGCGCCCAATCGGGATGACTGGCGCCCGAAAGCGACGACCAGATCGACGAGCGTTCGAGGATCTGCCCGCTCGCGCGATCGCGGATCAACAGGCTGCTCATGCCGGTCGAGCTGTTCGATTGGGTTTCGACCAGGTAGCGCGTCAGCAGCCGCACCTCGGCATCCTCGGCCCAGCCGTAGACGGCACGCACCACGTTCGACGGGTCGCGAAGCTCGATCGGCCCGGTGGCGGGGCGCACCGCCTTCCATCCCTCGGGAAATTCGGCCACGATTTCATGGCCGGACTCCCGCACCCACCTCACGCGCCAGGCCAGCACGATCGCCTTGCACAGCGCGGCCAGCGAGGCATACCCGGCCGGCACGACGAACGCGACCGGCAGCGTGATCAGGTTGTCCTTCCACAGGGTGGCCTTCTCATCGGGGCGGCGCGTCGTGTCGAACGGGCTGGCCTCGAACGGATTCACCGGCCGGCTGGCACTGCTGGTCCCCGCGGCCGGCAGCCCGGCAAACAGGCGCTCGGCGTCCTGACGGGTAAGTTTCGGTTTCCCTTGTTTCATGAGACCTTTCACCAACACATTTCCTTGAAGCCGATCGGGTCGGCACTGGTTGCCGGCCTGGGCCGGCATGGGTTTCTGTTCGTTCGGGCCGCGCCGTCCGCGGCGCGGCATCATGAGCCATGCGCGCATCCGGGCGGCGGGCGCCTTGAAAATCGGCCTGACGGAATACCCTGCCCGGCTGGCATGACCGGGCTGGCGCAGCGGCCAGGCCGCGGCACTCGCCGTCGATATTGCGCCGCCCGCAACCGGATAAGGTTTGAAAACGGCGGAATGATTTGGGCGCAAGCCACGCATGCGCGAACCGATCGGCGCATGCCTTTCGCAAAGCGGAATAAACCTTGATTCCCGTATCCGGTCGATGAAAGCCGGTGAGGCGCGCTGCAGTTGCCGCCCCGGTGCCGCACCTTGGCCGAATTAAATACCTGGCCCGGCGCTTCGAACCCGCGCGGGTTCGCCATTCGTTGCGCAATGATCCGTGAAACCGGCCGACGTGGCAATTGCCGTTTCGACATGCCCGGACCCAAGGCCAGGCCGCAATCGACACCGGTATTGCAATGATACGCCCGTGCGCCGGACTGCGAGCGCCGGCGAATCACCATCGGCGCGCTGGCAATCTGCCTTTCCCGCATTATGCCGCCGGGAAATAATAGTCCATTCAAACCAGCGCCCTTTATCGCGCGGCGCCGAAAGCGCATAGTACGCGATTCCTGGCCGGCGCCGCCGGCCCGTCGATGGAGATATCAGATGCGTTACAACCAGCTTGGCAACACCGGACTCTTCGTGTCCGAGATCTGTCTGGGCACCATGACCTTCGGCCACACGGAACAGGCCGGAATCTGGGGCGACATCGCGGGCGTGGACCAGACGACGGCCGACACGATCGTGCGGCGCAGCCTGGCGGCCGGCGTCAACTTCATCGATACGGCCAACGTCTATTCGTTCGGCGCATCGGAGCGGATGCTTGGCCAGTCGCTGAAAAACCTGGCGGTGCCGCGCCAGGAGGTGGTGCTCGCCACCAAGGTGTTCGCGCCGATGGGCAGCGGCCCGAACGATCGCGGTTCGTCGCGCGGCCACATCCTGGCGTCGGTGGAGGCCAGCCTGCAACGCCTGCAGACCGATTACATCGATCTTTACCAGGTCCACGCGAACGACCCGGTCACGCCGATCGACGAGACGCTGCGCGCGCTCGACGATCTGGTTTCGCGCGGCCTGGTGCGCTATATCGGCGTGTCGAACTGGCAGGCCTGGCGCATCGCCAAGGCGCTCGGCATCGCCGAACGGCGCGGCTTCGCGCGTTTCGAAACGGTGCAGGCCTATTACTCGATCGCGGGCCGCGACCTCGAACGCGAGCTGGTGCCGATGATGCAGGAGGAAAAGGTCGGGCTGATGGTGTGGTCGCCGCTCGCGGGCGGCCTGCTGTCGGGCAAGTACGGCCCCGGCTCGACCGAGGCGGGCGGGCGCCGCACCAGCTTCGATTTCCCGCCCGTCGACAAGGATCGCGCCTGGGCCTGCGTGGCGGCGATGCGGCCGATCGCGCAGAAGCACGGCACGAGCGTGGCCGCGATCGCGCTCGCCTACGTGCTCGCCAAGCCGTTCGTGACGACGG
The window above is part of the Burkholderia glumae LMG 2196 = ATCC 33617 genome. Proteins encoded here:
- a CDS encoding DUF2827 domain-containing protein encodes the protein MIDTSHATPSHGADRRLTVGISLFARDGQAIWENGIHQNIAFLAMMLRRSERIARIVFLNGGDARQIPAGLDFTDLDIALVNPRDVSHELDVVIEMGAQLPVDWLRYMKTLGKKLIMCFVGNVYAGLCETPIFNQPSGHIFNGGPYDEVWMLPKDDKTAKPLLRTLMRVPVHSMPHIWSPHFIDRRIAALAGEGIRFGYQPGRGAWRLAILEPNISVVKSCYYPMLVADECYRAEPAAVQHLYVVNTMHMKEHRTFLHFANSLDLVRHHKATFEPRLELPSFLSQHVDAVISHQWENPQNYLYYDVLYGGYPLIHNSPMLGDAGYYYPEFDSATGGRVLLEAWREHDANLAGYREKADAMLRRVSIDNPANLDAYVERLLA
- a CDS encoding DUF2827 domain-containing protein; its protein translation is MSDIPVRDVQNGSKRLVVGVSLYVRGAGQSLWENGIFQNCLLLVLLLRQSPLVAEAVMVNGGGTEPADPQMMLDEWSVPLISMDEAMARCDVLIEMSALFNADWLSVFRKRGGKVITMRVGNDYVIDIERAMFDKPSGFLFSGAQYDGVWTIPEFEHSCRHYLQTGLRQKVTIVPHIWHPMLFDKARGALETGRAFGYRPGRSRWRIAMFEPNICMVKTSIIPMLVAEEAYRAQPSFVEFVRVCNTLHLKDHTTFVHFARSLDLVNHGLASFEGRFAIYEFMSQYGDAVVSHTWENAQNYLYYELLYGGYPLVHNSPYLGECGYYYPDFDCQEGGRQLLRAYREHDANLDAYRERTARLLHSVDIHNPDNVAAYTEALAAVYR
- a CDS encoding DUF4019 domain-containing protein; amino-acid sequence: MKATLVRCAAACLAAGAASLAHAQTPAPEPAAPAAPAAPALSLAPVNAGASADELLRDADYALRLLDTGRYQDLWNDAAPFVKQRYNPQRFANDTRLSREAVGAIKSRGWAAVTRIIYSGAKDVPDGLYANVDYATTQASGKVVYEKISFRLENDGRWHLTGYLPRVAQGPIPGS
- a CDS encoding aldo/keto reductase yields the protein MRYNQLGNTGLFVSEICLGTMTFGHTEQAGIWGDIAGVDQTTADTIVRRSLAAGVNFIDTANVYSFGASERMLGQSLKNLAVPRQEVVLATKVFAPMGSGPNDRGSSRGHILASVEASLQRLQTDYIDLYQVHANDPVTPIDETLRALDDLVSRGLVRYIGVSNWQAWRIAKALGIAERRGFARFETVQAYYSIAGRDLERELVPMMQEEKVGLMVWSPLAGGLLSGKYGPGSTEAGGRRTSFDFPPVDKDRAWACVAAMRPIAQKHGTSVAAIALAYVLAKPFVTTVIIGGKRLEQIEQNLGAVGLKLDADDLETLDAVSALAPEYPGWMLSRQSAGRVPQPFEPKA